One Clostridium estertheticum DNA segment encodes these proteins:
- a CDS encoding ABC transporter ATP-binding protein: MKNFIELKNVKKTYHMGEVIIKAVDDVSFSIEEGEFVVVIGASGAGKTTILNLLGGMDQVTSGNILVDGNEISEYNKKMLTKYRRDEIGFVFQFYNLVQNLNAIENVELAVEICKNPMNPVDVLNNVGLKDRMQNFPSQLSGGEQQRVSIARALAKNPKLLLCDEPTGALDYNTGKSILKLLSDTSKKHGMTVIVITHNSAITPIADKIITLRSGKVESVVKNNNPMSIEKLEW, encoded by the coding sequence ATGAAAAATTTTATAGAACTAAAAAATGTGAAAAAAACTTACCACATGGGAGAAGTTATTATTAAAGCAGTAGATGATGTTTCATTTTCTATAGAAGAGGGTGAATTTGTAGTAGTTATTGGCGCTAGTGGTGCAGGAAAAACCACAATACTTAACCTTTTAGGAGGTATGGATCAGGTTACAAGTGGAAATATCCTTGTAGATGGTAATGAGATAAGCGAATATAATAAAAAAATGCTTACAAAGTATAGACGTGACGAAATAGGTTTTGTATTTCAGTTTTATAATTTAGTACAAAATTTAAATGCCATTGAGAATGTAGAGCTTGCAGTTGAAATATGTAAAAATCCAATGAATCCTGTAGATGTGCTTAATAATGTGGGACTCAAAGATAGAATGCAAAATTTTCCTTCCCAGCTTTCTGGAGGAGAACAGCAAAGGGTTTCCATAGCAAGAGCTTTAGCTAAAAATCCTAAATTGCTTCTTTGTGATGAGCCTACAGGTGCATTGGATTATAATACTGGTAAATCAATACTTAAACTATTATCCGATACATCAAAAAAACATGGAATGACAGTTATAGTTATTACGCATAATTCTGCTATAACTCCTATTGCAGACAAAATAATAACATTAAGAAGTGGTAAAGTTGAGAGTGTAGTTAAAAATAATAATCCAATGTCCATAGAAAAATTGGAGTGGTAA